The Methanobacterium alcaliphilum genome has a window encoding:
- a CDS encoding phosphate signaling complex PhoU family protein, with amino-acid sequence MNKKTKNTTLKSILDIILYENPATQDEIADKLGITRRYVTKLLQPMVKKGVVRRAYIVDLQKFDEFSEMFEEERTSREYAGSFFIKEMLKDMAEHVCQQLEMSFNSLSENSEEMANEALKMDYTTNKMHEKVRSSVDTAIAINPYSEFSKTMVFSEIAYDLERIGDHSGIIANFIIKESYEIDAEMMKYLESMYQTSRKMVKWSMEAFITEKLELKNEVMDYEEKIHQIQKKALNCIATQMAETTFEDVDRSTYYISLSRVVKAFERVGDISMEIVDTAAEYYRNIPRTTTPERFRREQSP; translated from the coding sequence ATGAATAAAAAAACTAAAAATACGACTCTTAAATCCATTCTGGATATCATACTTTACGAAAATCCAGCAACTCAAGATGAAATAGCAGATAAATTGGGAATAACCCGAAGATATGTTACTAAATTATTACAACCTATGGTAAAAAAAGGTGTGGTTAGAAGAGCATATATTGTGGATCTTCAAAAATTTGATGAATTTTCTGAAATGTTCGAAGAAGAGAGAACTTCCAGAGAATATGCAGGGAGTTTTTTTATTAAAGAAATGTTAAAAGACATGGCTGAACATGTTTGCCAACAATTAGAAATGTCATTTAATTCATTATCTGAAAATAGTGAAGAAATGGCCAATGAAGCCCTTAAAATGGATTACACTACAAATAAAATGCATGAAAAAGTCAGATCTTCTGTTGATACTGCAATAGCTATTAATCCTTACTCTGAATTTAGTAAAACTATGGTTTTCAGTGAAATAGCTTATGATCTGGAACGTATAGGGGATCATTCGGGGATCATAGCCAATTTTATCATAAAAGAATCATATGAGATTGATGCTGAAATGATGAAATATTTGGAAAGCATGTACCAGACCTCTCGTAAGATGGTAAAATGGTCCATGGAAGCATTTATCACGGAAAAACTGGAATTGAAAAATGAAGTCATGGATTATGAAGAAAAAATTCACCAAATCCAAAAGAAAGCTCTTAACTGCATCGCTACTCAAATGGCAGAAACCACTTTTGAAGATGTTGACCGCTCAACTTACTATATTTCACTGTCACGTGTGGTTAAAGCATTTGAGAGAGTCGGTGATATTTCTATGGAGATAGTTGATACTGCCGCGGAGTATTATCGCAATATTCCTAGAACGACTACTCCTGAACGTTTTAGAAGAGAACAATCTCCCTAA
- a CDS encoding 2TM domain-containing protein, which yields MDPEYESAKRKVKELKGFYNHLFIYIMVNVTLFIINIISSPGAWWFYWVTAFWGIGLLWHGAGVLSENRLLGKDWEEKKIQEYMKKEKK from the coding sequence ATGGATCCGGAATATGAAAGTGCTAAAAGAAAGGTAAAAGAATTGAAAGGGTTTTATAACCATCTATTTATTTATATAATGGTAAATGTAACCTTATTTATTATAAATATAATATCCTCCCCTGGCGCCTGGTGGTTTTATTGGGTTACTGCATTCTGGGGAATCGGATTACTATGGCATGGCGCAGGAGTTCTATCTGAAAACAGATTATTAGGAAAGGACTGGGAAGAGAAGAAGATTCAAGAATATATGAAAAAAGAGAAAAAATAA
- a CDS encoding metallophosphoesterase family protein — protein MEKKIAQISDIHFGEKNFSSQLKDNLLNQLAEENPDLIIVSGDLTTEGYAHEYEQASEFVEDLRAITNTYIIPGNHDARNVGLIHFEKEIGRRKFVHIDKTGGFAIVGMDSSEPDINDGQIGTDQLDWLRNQMEKLPDDLCKIVTFHHHLLPIPQTGRERNILLDSGDLMKLFVECGVDFVLNGHKHVPNVWMMEKMVTLNSGTATTRKLRGTTFPSHNQLLIRDEDIMVNLINTETGDKKEMANYSVKVEEEEYVICSYKHLMHSK, from the coding sequence ATGGAGAAAAAAATAGCTCAAATATCTGATATTCATTTCGGCGAAAAAAATTTTTCATCGCAGTTAAAAGACAATCTTCTAAATCAACTTGCAGAAGAAAATCCAGACTTAATTATTGTGTCGGGAGATTTAACTACAGAAGGTTATGCTCATGAATACGAACAGGCCAGTGAATTTGTGGAAGATTTAAGAGCTATTACTAATACTTACATTATACCTGGAAACCATGATGCTCGTAATGTTGGTTTAATCCATTTCGAAAAGGAAATCGGGCGCCGTAAATTTGTTCATATTGACAAAACTGGGGGTTTTGCTATTGTGGGAATGGATTCTTCTGAACCGGATATTAATGACGGTCAGATAGGAACTGATCAGTTGGATTGGCTGCGCAATCAAATGGAAAAATTACCTGATGATCTGTGCAAAATAGTCACCTTCCACCATCACCTACTCCCTATACCTCAAACTGGGCGTGAAAGAAATATATTGCTTGATTCAGGAGATTTAATGAAATTATTTGTTGAATGTGGTGTGGATTTCGTTCTTAATGGCCATAAACACGTTCCTAATGTATGGATGATGGAGAAGATGGTTACTCTTAATTCTGGAACAGCAACAACACGTAAACTAAGGGGTACTACTTTCCCTTCACACAACCAGTTATTAATAAGGGATGAAGACATTATGGTTAACCTTATAAACACAGAAACTGGTGATAAAAAAGAAATGGCTAACTATTCAGTTAAAGTGGAAGAGGAAGAGTATGTTATTTGTTCTTACAAACACTTAATGCATAGTAAGTGA
- a CDS encoding HEAT repeat domain-containing protein, which translates to MFRGDHIIYNEYRPDVDELAAKKDVEGLIKALENEDFIIRKESAHALKNVGDLRAVDALIKSLEYDDWQAKYSVLSSVRANSAEALGKIGSKKGTLPLIEALEDPDSEVRWKAAEALGNIGDRTAVDSLILALSDKDSDVRKHAARSLGDLEDNKALYPLIDALNDVDWPVRKNAVTALGKIGDEDSLKFILKALDDNDIDVRRHAIGALVKMKKTAVKPLLDKLNSFDWQTRAIAAEALGRIGDRKAVMPLSEVLSGHKKRDENRYVRGKAAEALGRIGDKKAIKYLESALDEKYIFVRKRAQEALNLIELTPELDHFENEEFCFDFPLFWDVENIYKYEKLIIGYWPSKSFKFSINRKKNVDDITAEDFADVIADVFEDQDADKISKSEVSIANSNGFRVIGDNLTLSQRTLVFVFKKYGDLFYFWFSGNPKDMNESYKYIEILINSFHLR; encoded by the coding sequence ATGTTTAGGGGGGATCATATAATTTATAACGAATATAGACCAGATGTAGACGAATTAGCAGCCAAAAAAGATGTTGAAGGTTTAATTAAAGCTTTAGAAAATGAGGATTTTATTATCCGGAAAGAATCCGCACATGCTCTAAAAAATGTTGGGGATTTACGTGCGGTAGATGCTTTAATAAAGTCATTAGAATATGACGACTGGCAAGCCAAATATTCCGTTTTAAGTAGTGTGCGTGCCAATTCTGCTGAGGCATTAGGAAAAATAGGAAGTAAAAAAGGAACATTACCTCTTATTGAAGCATTAGAAGATCCAGACAGCGAAGTAAGGTGGAAAGCTGCAGAAGCACTAGGAAACATTGGAGATAGAACTGCAGTGGATTCTTTAATTTTAGCATTATCTGATAAAGATAGTGATGTTAGAAAACATGCAGCAAGATCTTTAGGTGATTTGGAGGATAATAAAGCATTATATCCTTTAATAGATGCTTTAAATGATGTTGATTGGCCTGTGCGTAAAAATGCTGTGACTGCATTAGGAAAAATAGGGGATGAAGACTCCCTTAAATTCATTTTAAAAGCATTAGATGACAATGATATTGATGTTAGGAGACATGCCATTGGCGCTCTGGTTAAAATGAAAAAAACTGCCGTAAAACCCCTTCTAGATAAATTAAATAGCTTCGATTGGCAAACTAGGGCAATAGCTGCAGAAGCATTAGGGAGAATAGGAGATCGCAAAGCAGTTATGCCCCTTTCAGAAGTATTAAGTGGTCACAAGAAACGTGACGAAAATCGTTATGTTAGAGGAAAGGCAGCTGAAGCACTAGGGAGAATAGGGGATAAAAAAGCAATAAAATACTTGGAAAGTGCCCTGGATGAAAAGTATATATTCGTGAGAAAAAGGGCTCAAGAAGCTTTAAATTTAATTGAATTAACGCCCGAACTGGATCATTTTGAAAATGAAGAATTTTGTTTTGATTTTCCACTATTTTGGGATGTAGAAAACATATACAAATATGAGAAACTCATAATAGGTTATTGGCCGAGTAAAAGTTTTAAATTTTCAATAAATCGGAAAAAAAATGTAGATGACATTACTGCAGAGGATTTTGCAGATGTAATTGCCGATGTTTTTGAAGACCAAGATGCGGATAAAATTTCCAAATCCGAAGTTTCCATTGCTAATTCAAATGGATTTAGAGTGATAGGAGATAACCTCACCCTATCTCAGAGGACTCTAGTTTTTGTATTTAAAAAGTATGGTGATTTATTTTACTTTTGGTTTTCAGGAAACCCCAAAGACATGAATGAATCATATAAATACATTGAAATTCTGATAAACAGCTTCCACCTGAGATGA
- a CDS encoding phosphate ABC transporter substrate-binding protein — translation MDTKIIIGIIVAIIIIVGAVLALGGGSQSSTIEIVGSTSVQPVAEKLAEKYMEEHPNVKINVQGGGSSVGITSVQQGTANIGTSSKELKDEDKAGITQYLIGKDGIVIAVNTANGVSDLTADQVKGIFSGNITNWKEVGGSDAKINVITREDGSGTRDAFQEIVMGKETEILKTAIVQSSTEAVKQSVKQDPNAIGFISLANLDDSVKALKIGGVEPSESTVADGTYEVQRPFLFLTKGDATGQVKEFIDWVLGPEGQAIIKEEKVVPANAS, via the coding sequence ATGGACACCAAAATCATCATAGGAATAATCGTTGCTATAATAATCATAGTCGGCGCCGTATTGGCGCTTGGTGGCGGAAGTCAATCATCCACTATCGAAATAGTTGGATCAACTTCTGTGCAACCTGTTGCTGAAAAACTCGCAGAAAAGTATATGGAAGAACACCCTAATGTAAAGATTAATGTTCAGGGTGGAGGGTCCAGTGTAGGTATAACCAGTGTTCAACAGGGCACTGCCAATATTGGTACCAGTTCCAAAGAACTAAAAGATGAAGACAAAGCAGGCATAACCCAATATTTAATTGGAAAAGATGGAATTGTCATTGCAGTAAACACTGCAAATGGTGTAAGTGATTTAACTGCTGACCAGGTAAAAGGCATATTTAGTGGTAACATCACCAACTGGAAAGAAGTCGGTGGATCAGATGCTAAAATAAATGTCATTACTCGGGAAGATGGTTCAGGTACTAGAGATGCATTCCAAGAAATTGTAATGGGCAAAGAAACTGAAATATTAAAAACTGCAATAGTACAAAGTTCTACTGAAGCTGTTAAACAATCTGTTAAACAAGATCCAAATGCTATAGGTTTCATATCTTTAGCTAACCTTGATGACAGTGTTAAAGCACTAAAGATTGGCGGTGTTGAACCTTCAGAATCTACAGTGGCTGATGGAACCTATGAAGTCCAAAGACCATTTTTATTCTTGACTAAAGGTGACGCTACTGGCCAAGTAAAGGAATTCATTGATTGGGTATTAGGGCCGGAAGGTCAAGCTATAATCAAAGAAGAAAAAGTAGTGCCTGCCAACGCAAGCTAG
- the acsC gene encoding acetyl-CoA decarbonylase/synthase complex subunit gamma, translated as MSVSAMDIYKLLPKTNCAKCGEASCMAFATKLSEKETDLELCTQMTPDEFDTLEDLIAPAVKEIVIGVGDKTTTIGGDEVLYRYELTYYNPTSIAIDISDDLEDNAFEEKVKAIEDIEFERVGETLTLDAISVRNKSGDVDKFAAAVEKVKDAKYPLVLCSLNPAAMKAALEIVGDQNPLIYAATENNIEEMADLALEYNCPIALFVPGDLEKMKQLSHTLRTKGITDIVLDPGTFVGDAIGDTLDNFIMIRRLAVEERDGDFRFPILGIPALLRLNSEDDDVTKGIKEATIATTLMNKYADMMILNGTDIWELIPVLTLRQSLYTDPRKPQAVDPGIYEFGDLDENSPVMLTTNFALTYYTVEGDLKSGKANCYLLVLETEGRAVDVSLAGGQLNGKAVADLIKDTGIEDKVKTRKLLIPGLAAPVSGEIEDDSGWEVTVGPRDSSGVPDYLAKHA; from the coding sequence TTGAGTGTTTCTGCAATGGATATTTACAAGTTACTGCCCAAAACAAACTGTGCAAAATGTGGAGAAGCATCTTGCATGGCGTTTGCAACTAAGTTATCTGAAAAAGAGACTGATTTAGAATTATGTACTCAAATGACTCCAGATGAATTTGATACTCTGGAAGATTTAATTGCACCGGCTGTAAAAGAAATAGTAATTGGTGTTGGTGATAAAACTACCACCATCGGTGGAGATGAAGTACTTTATCGTTATGAATTAACATATTATAACCCCACATCTATAGCCATTGATATTAGTGATGATCTGGAAGATAATGCCTTTGAAGAAAAGGTCAAAGCTATTGAAGACATAGAATTTGAACGTGTTGGGGAAACATTAACTTTGGATGCAATTTCCGTCCGGAATAAATCGGGAGATGTTGATAAATTTGCAGCAGCTGTCGAAAAAGTTAAGGATGCAAAATATCCTTTAGTATTATGTTCTCTTAACCCTGCGGCTATGAAAGCTGCTTTGGAAATTGTGGGAGATCAAAATCCTCTAATTTATGCTGCCACTGAAAACAATATTGAAGAAATGGCAGACTTAGCACTGGAATACAATTGCCCTATTGCCTTGTTTGTTCCTGGAGATTTGGAGAAAATGAAACAACTTTCACATACTCTAAGAACTAAAGGAATAACTGACATTGTCCTTGACCCCGGTACATTTGTAGGAGATGCTATAGGTGACACTCTGGACAATTTTATTATGATACGTCGCTTGGCTGTTGAAGAAAGAGATGGTGATTTCCGTTTCCCTATTTTAGGCATTCCTGCACTTTTAAGATTAAACAGTGAAGATGATGATGTAACTAAAGGGATTAAAGAGGCAACTATTGCTACAACTTTAATGAACAAGTATGCGGATATGATGATATTAAATGGAACAGATATATGGGAATTAATCCCTGTTTTAACTTTAAGACAGAGTCTTTACACTGATCCACGTAAACCACAAGCGGTTGACCCTGGAATATATGAATTTGGGGATCTTGATGAAAATTCACCTGTAATGTTAACCACTAACTTCGCTCTTACTTACTACACTGTTGAAGGTGATTTAAAATCTGGAAAAGCCAATTGCTATCTTTTAGTACTTGAAACTGAAGGAAGAGCAGTAGATGTATCTCTTGCTGGGGGCCAACTCAATGGTAAAGCAGTAGCCGATCTTATAAAAGATACAGGTATTGAAGACAAGGTTAAAACCCGTAAATTACTTATTCCGGGGCTTGCTGCTCCAGTGAGTGGTGAAATTGAAGATGATTCTGGCTGGGAAGTTACTGTAGGACCACGTGACTCTTCAGGCGTTCCAGATTATCTAGCTAAACATGCCTGA
- a CDS encoding 4Fe-4S binding protein: protein MKFLENRCGYCGACVSVCPLNILEHDEWKIILKEGCKQCGNCIEVCPLGAIEEI from the coding sequence TTGAAATTTTTGGAAAATAGGTGCGGTTACTGTGGAGCTTGTGTAAGTGTATGCCCGTTAAATATATTAGAACACGATGAGTGGAAGATCATACTAAAAGAAGGGTGCAAGCAATGCGGTAATTGTATTGAAGTATGCCCATTAGGAGCTATTGAGGAGATATAA
- a CDS encoding 4Fe-4S dicluster domain-containing protein: MKTLMVIDPDRCSECYDCINACKKEHGVARTKKSSTVPIFCLQCHPEKAPCARICPTGAIKEESGSLVVDEDSCILCRLCMIACPIGILVIDDAKKSVQKCTLCMDSDCLLPACVDACKDNVLKIFSIEDLEDLRNDVDFTEVLEEAMKSYKTKI; this comes from the coding sequence ATGAAAACATTAATGGTAATTGACCCTGACAGATGCAGTGAATGCTATGATTGTATCAATGCATGTAAAAAAGAACACGGGGTAGCCAGAACTAAAAAAAGTAGCACAGTACCTATTTTTTGCTTGCAGTGCCATCCAGAAAAAGCACCATGTGCTAGGATCTGTCCTACGGGTGCAATTAAAGAAGAAAGTGGTTCTTTAGTGGTAGATGAAGATTCATGCATCCTCTGTAGATTATGTATGATTGCCTGTCCAATTGGTATTTTAGTTATAGATGATGCGAAAAAATCAGTTCAAAAATGCACATTATGCATGGACTCTGACTGTTTACTTCCAGCTTGTGTAGATGCTTGTAAAGATAATGTCCTTAAGATATTTTCAATTGAAGATCTGGAAGATCTACGAAATGATGTAGATTTTACTGAGGTCTTAGAAGAAGCAATGAAATCATATAAAACTAAAATTTAA
- a CDS encoding glycosyltransferase family 39 protein has translation MNKLSLSEFITKHQNKFFLILIILFSFLVRLIPSRGFNFAGNDAYLHHDIVMRIVDQGFGIISNDPLSWMGLSSYGYPPLYHILGTLLYQLFHTPWVFFVLPALLGVGSILVFYKISQEIYDETKIALLSTLLFAFVPSFVTRTAVFIPESLGLFLFTCILYFIIKYIKSIPGYENLENLSMKGFLKIFKGNYKYLILALLIWIVYLFTHRGWVFLGITLAILLVTFLLPSWGKKPVTISLIFLIIIAGFFEFISIAARFQDIPVTILGFPKWVGIIQIIAGLYGIFIFIKSKNTVYRFLALWAIIFLLLGSNSFRFRDPYSAIPLALIGGYVLYTAILPKIYELSIWNNYKLFGKNIGKYCRTLVILILLLTPVAQGAYIAYSSVVQASPGETESFEWINENTPANATFLTLRDNAYLLIGNTQRKDVALWKTVYEGFMGQSPTLKETAATVADVDIIFSSSDKSEAYYMLKNYNVSYIYITKEMYDMASIRYGLASYMPYDTHFKNSFDSGDTSIYQFIPDPELKPPTNQLNITSNSEYARTIGFIEEFWNGYSYSEIGGKYQKDKELDFEFGGDYKGNYNLNAQIALLYNQLYQKTNNMGLNDRSEYIINWLNYKQRNNGSFPSSIPPEDYTLTTMETIYPLMNLETNNINKTHILNRGSDFIKNQTGTDFINISDSERNNIENQPDYISLKTDAQISGMNDTNKKRIVSNIIMQQKSDGSWSDHAYQNIEVLKGLSLYYNLTSDPNVKDSIKKGAQWLKNNQNSDGSFVSDGDPVIYGVNYYADAALVYYTVKDNESVNKTMRFINSQNIRMDTTPLKSYLTLIFDLTYIYGDDKAIQISNQLI, from the coding sequence ATGAATAAATTATCCCTTTCAGAATTTATAACAAAACACCAGAATAAATTTTTTTTGATATTGATTATATTATTCTCATTTTTAGTTAGATTAATACCGAGCAGAGGATTCAATTTTGCAGGTAATGATGCCTATCTTCATCATGATATTGTGATGAGAATAGTGGATCAGGGATTTGGTATTATTTCTAATGATCCATTATCATGGATGGGTTTGAGTTCTTATGGATACCCTCCACTATATCACATACTAGGCACATTATTGTACCAATTATTCCATACACCATGGGTATTCTTTGTACTCCCGGCATTATTAGGTGTGGGGTCAATCTTAGTCTTTTATAAGATATCTCAAGAGATATATGATGAGACAAAAATAGCCCTATTATCAACATTACTCTTCGCATTTGTCCCATCATTTGTAACCCGTACCGCAGTATTTATTCCGGAATCTCTAGGACTGTTTCTTTTTACATGTATCCTCTACTTTATTATAAAATACATTAAATCAATCCCTGGTTATGAGAATTTAGAAAATTTATCCATGAAGGGTTTTTTGAAAATATTTAAAGGTAATTATAAATATTTAATATTAGCGTTATTAATATGGATTGTTTATCTATTTACTCATAGAGGCTGGGTATTTTTAGGCATAACTCTGGCCATACTGCTAGTTACATTTCTTCTCCCATCCTGGGGGAAAAAACCAGTTACCATATCTTTAATCTTTTTAATAATAATTGCAGGATTTTTCGAATTTATATCAATCGCCGCAAGATTTCAGGATATTCCCGTTACAATACTTGGTTTTCCCAAATGGGTAGGGATTATCCAGATCATAGCCGGACTTTATGGAATATTCATATTTATAAAATCAAAAAATACAGTATATCGTTTCCTGGCACTATGGGCAATAATATTTTTATTACTTGGGTCTAATTCATTCAGATTTAGAGATCCCTATTCTGCCATCCCCCTTGCTTTAATTGGAGGATATGTACTTTATACAGCAATATTACCCAAAATATATGAGCTTTCCATTTGGAATAATTATAAGTTATTTGGAAAAAATATTGGCAAATACTGCCGAACATTGGTAATCTTGATACTTCTATTGACACCAGTGGCCCAAGGAGCATATATTGCTTATTCATCTGTTGTACAGGCGAGTCCTGGTGAAACTGAATCATTTGAATGGATAAATGAAAATACACCAGCCAATGCTACTTTTCTAACATTAAGAGATAATGCATATTTACTCATAGGAAATACTCAACGTAAAGATGTTGCTCTATGGAAAACTGTTTATGAAGGATTTATGGGCCAATCTCCCACATTAAAAGAGACCGCCGCAACAGTAGCTGATGTTGATATTATTTTTAGTTCATCAGATAAAAGTGAAGCATATTACATGTTAAAAAATTATAATGTGTCTTATATTTACATAACAAAAGAGATGTATGATATGGCTTCTATTAGATATGGATTGGCCAGTTATATGCCTTATGATACTCATTTTAAAAATTCATTTGATTCGGGAGATACTTCCATTTATCAGTTTATCCCAGACCCCGAATTAAAACCTCCCACAAACCAATTAAATATAACCTCCAATTCAGAGTATGCAAGAACTATTGGATTTATAGAAGAGTTTTGGAATGGGTATTCTTACTCCGAAATAGGGGGAAAGTATCAAAAAGACAAAGAACTTGATTTTGAATTTGGAGGGGATTATAAAGGCAATTATAATTTAAATGCTCAAATTGCATTATTATACAACCAACTATATCAAAAAACGAATAATATGGGATTAAATGATCGTTCAGAATATATTATTAATTGGTTGAATTATAAACAACGAAATAATGGTTCTTTCCCATCAAGTATTCCCCCAGAAGATTATACATTGACTACCATGGAAACAATTTATCCTTTAATGAATTTAGAAACTAATAATATTAATAAAACCCACATTTTAAATAGAGGTTCTGATTTCATTAAAAACCAAACTGGAACAGACTTCATAAATATTTCTGACTCAGAAAGAAATAATATTGAAAATCAACCAGATTATATCTCCCTCAAGACAGATGCTCAAATAAGTGGTATGAATGATACTAACAAAAAAAGAATTGTATCAAATATTATAATGCAGCAAAAAAGCGATGGTTCCTGGAGTGATCATGCTTATCAAAATATAGAAGTTCTTAAGGGATTGAGTCTTTACTATAATTTAACTTCTGATCCTAATGTAAAAGATTCTATTAAAAAAGGTGCTCAGTGGTTAAAAAATAATCAAAATAGTGATGGTTCATTTGTATCCGATGGAGATCCCGTTATTTATGGTGTAAATTATTATGCCGATGCTGCTTTAGTATATTACACAGTAAAAGATAATGAATCTGTCAATAAAACCATGCGATTTATTAACTCTCAAAATATCAGAATGGATACAACTCCATTGAAATCATATCTCACATTAATATTTGACCTGACTTATATTTATGGAGACGATAAAGCAATTCAAATTTCTAATCAACTTATTTAA
- a CDS encoding geranylgeranyl reductase family protein — translation MNYDIIVVGGRVSGSISSLFASKNGADVLMIEKHQEIGTPVQCAGGVSDSFFKHMEMDPLSHNICTRVEGAKINTPDGNSISAKNKGLYGYILERKLFDKDLAIKSADAGTDIMLKTTLKDLIIENGTVKGVVVRHNGELIEIRSKIVIAADGVESQTAKKAGLDTHFKIEDLCSCAQYEMVGLDVDTNLMEFHFGSNISPGGYIWIFPKGGNRANVGIGVRNSPGNAHYYLQKFISQLNATPVEFNVGAVPVGGPVKKTYTDGLLVVGDAAGQVDPLTGGGIHISAKCGKIAGEISAEAIKKEDTSSKFLKKYENSWKKNVGSGLEKSLKYRKIFDKLTDEDLNNLLKAIQDQNLDSVSTFSLLKMVKGYPQLLKLLRSIL, via the coding sequence ATGAACTATGACATAATCGTAGTTGGAGGGCGGGTTTCAGGATCAATAAGCTCATTATTTGCCTCAAAAAATGGGGCTGATGTTTTAATGATAGAAAAACATCAAGAAATTGGGACCCCTGTTCAGTGTGCAGGGGGTGTGAGTGATTCATTTTTTAAGCATATGGAAATGGATCCATTATCCCACAATATTTGCACCCGTGTTGAAGGTGCTAAAATTAACACCCCTGATGGTAATTCCATATCTGCAAAAAATAAAGGATTGTATGGTTATATATTAGAACGAAAACTTTTTGATAAAGATCTTGCAATAAAATCAGCGGATGCTGGAACAGACATAATGCTTAAAACAACATTAAAAGACCTAATAATAGAAAATGGGACTGTTAAAGGAGTAGTTGTTAGACATAATGGGGAACTTATAGAAATACGGTCAAAGATAGTAATTGCGGCAGATGGTGTTGAATCCCAAACTGCTAAAAAAGCGGGGCTGGATACCCATTTTAAAATAGAAGATCTTTGTTCCTGTGCCCAGTATGAAATGGTTGGCTTAGATGTGGACACAAACCTCATGGAATTTCATTTTGGGAGCAATATATCTCCAGGAGGTTATATCTGGATTTTTCCTAAAGGTGGCAACAGAGCCAATGTAGGGATTGGTGTTAGGAATTCACCAGGAAATGCTCATTATTATCTTCAAAAATTTATATCACAATTAAATGCCACACCAGTAGAATTTAATGTTGGTGCAGTACCTGTTGGTGGTCCGGTTAAAAAAACTTACACCGACGGATTATTAGTAGTGGGTGATGCTGCAGGACAAGTTGATCCATTAACTGGAGGAGGAATTCATATTTCAGCTAAGTGTGGTAAAATTGCTGGTGAAATTTCCGCTGAAGCTATAAAAAAAGAGGATACTTCCAGTAAATTCTTGAAAAAATATGAAAATTCCTGGAAAAAAAATGTAGGAAGCGGCCTGGAAAAATCATTAAAGTACCGCAAGATTTTTGATAAATTAACCGATGAAGACCTCAACAATTTACTTAAAGCGATTCAAGATCAAAACTTAGATTCAGTTTCCACATTTTCACTATTAAAAATGGTCAAAGGTTATCCTCAACTCTTAAAACTATTAAGGAGCATTTTATAA
- a CDS encoding citryl-CoA lyase, whose product MISENVLKDIFKPNNLKWRTAITKVEPNRILTRGYLQEKLIGNISFAEMVYLLVKGELPSKNEAKMLESVLISFCDHGVTPPSTQAARLIASAGSPLNTCITGGLLAFGKNHAGAIEFSMEMLQEGIQRTRSDLDIDKIAQIMVAESMKNQKKIPGFGHRYHTEDPRAPRLMELAQKNKCFGRHCELALEIENILFESKDIRMNIDGANAGILSDLGFDWRLGSGIFMIGRLPGLMAHVHEEISRDPPFRKIFHNDEIYYDGEEEKL is encoded by the coding sequence ATGATTAGTGAAAATGTGCTCAAAGATATTTTTAAGCCTAATAACTTAAAGTGGAGAACTGCAATAACCAAGGTTGAACCAAATCGAATACTCACAAGAGGCTATTTGCAGGAAAAGCTAATAGGGAATATCTCTTTTGCAGAAATGGTTTATCTTTTAGTTAAAGGAGAATTACCATCTAAAAATGAGGCAAAAATGTTAGAATCAGTTTTAATCTCATTTTGCGATCATGGCGTTACACCTCCCAGTACCCAGGCTGCACGACTCATTGCATCAGCTGGATCTCCCCTAAATACATGCATAACTGGAGGACTTTTAGCTTTTGGAAAAAACCACGCAGGAGCCATAGAATTTTCTATGGAAATGCTTCAAGAGGGAATTCAAAGGACCCGTTCAGATCTGGATATCGACAAAATCGCCCAGATAATGGTAGCAGAATCAATGAAAAATCAAAAAAAGATTCCTGGATTTGGGCATCGTTATCATACAGAAGATCCCCGAGCACCTCGATTAATGGAATTGGCTCAGAAAAATAAATGTTTTGGGCGCCACTGCGAGCTGGCACTGGAGATTGAAAACATTTTATTTGAATCCAAAGACATACGTATGAACATTGATGGTGCCAACGCAGGAATATTATCTGATTTAGGATTTGATTGGAGACTTGGAAGTGGCATATTCATGATAGGACGCCTTCCGGGACTTATGGCCCACGTTCATGAAGAAATTAGCCGGGACCCACCATTTAGAAAAATCTTCCACAATGATGAAATATATTACGATGGGGAAGAGGAAAAACTCTAA